Within Sporanaerobacter acetigenes DSM 13106, the genomic segment ACTCAATATAGAGGAAATAGAAGATGTAAAAGTAGCCATAGCAGAGGCTTGTATAAATGCAATGGGAAAATCGGATAATTTTGATATTGAATATGAGTTATATATTGAAAAATTAGTTATATCTGTTAAAAATGTTTCTGAAGAAATAGATAGTAAATGTGAAGATTCGAAAGAGAGAGAATTAGGAATATTAATAATCAAATCTCTAATGGATGAAGTTGAGTTTACAAGTGATGGAATTAAAATGATTAAACAAATAGAGGATGGTAATAAATGATTAAACAAGGTTATTATGAAAAAGAGGGAAATTCAAATATAGAAGATATTGATACAAAGACTTTGTTTAAAATTTATAAAGAAACTAGAGATATAACTATAAGAGAAGAGTTAATAAAAAGACATCTCTATATTGCTGAAATACTTTCTAAAAAGTATGCAAATAGGGGTATAGAATATGATGATATATACCAAGTAGCTTGTATAGGATTAATATACGCCATAGATAGATATGATTTAGATAAAGGCTATGAATTTTCTAGTTTTGCTACACCTACTATTATAGGAGAGATAAAGAAGTATTTTAGAGATAAAGGTTGGACTATAAGAGTTCCTAGAAGGATACAAGAACTTTCAAAAAAAATAAACAATTCTAAAGTAGTACTCAGTCAGAAACTACAACGTTCTCCTACAGTAGGAGATATTGCAGAATATTTAAATTGTACAGAAGAAGAAGTTTTGGAAGCTATGGAAGCTAGCAAAGTATATACACCTCAGTCCCTAGATTTAACTTATGATTCCAACAATGATGACAAGGATATAAATTTAGCAGAATTAATTGGAGAGGATGATATATATTTTAG encodes:
- a CDS encoding ATP-binding protein; translation: MERDLITLKIPNKPSYVGVIRLTTSSIASQAGLNIEEIEDVKVAIAEACINAMGKSDNFDIEYELYIEKLVISVKNVSEEIDSKCEDSKERELGILIIKSLMDEVEFTSDGIKMIKQIEDGNK
- a CDS encoding SigB/SigF/SigG family RNA polymerase sigma factor, yielding MIKQGYYEKEGNSNIEDIDTKTLFKIYKETRDITIREELIKRHLYIAEILSKKYANRGIEYDDIYQVACIGLIYAIDRYDLDKGYEFSSFATPTIIGEIKKYFRDKGWTIRVPRRIQELSKKINNSKVVLSQKLQRSPTVGDIAEYLNCTEEEVLEAMEASKVYTPQSLDLTYDSNNDDKDINLAELIGEDDIYFSKIENNDFVMKTMEKLNDMEKKVLVDRYFNKKTQVAIAKSLGISQMTVSRIEKRVIEKFRKELEKTLN